The following is a genomic window from Sphingorhabdus sp. Alg231-15.
CGCATTTTTGGGGGTGCTAGAAGGAAGAAAGGGCCTCCAAGGATGAGGAACAATCCATAGAGCGCCAGCCCGATTTCCTTTGGTTTGTCACCATCGATGTTAGAGAAATGCTCTTGTAGATTCTCAACCACCTGGGACGGTGAAATTGCCATTGGCGTATCGTGAAATAACGTTTGCGTAAGCGCTTTAAGCATGCGCGCTTGCAGGGGATTAAACGGTTTCTGCATTTTTATCTTCCTAAAGCGCGACCCTAGAAAAATAACTCCATCAATATATCAACGGGCTATTGCCCTAATCGGTTTTGTTTGCTTTCAAAGCGTTGGCGATACCCAATCCGTCGCCATTGGTTCCACCGGCCAGCCGGCCGATCAATTCACCCTTGATCATGTCAATTTCAGCGATCCGATTCAGGCCCGTCTCAGCGGCATAAAGCCGCGTACCGTCGGATGAATAAAGGATGGTGACTTGCGCCGCCTGTTGCGTGCCGCTGACTTTTATTGTGCCTTTGGGTTGCCGTGTTTCCACATCATATAAACCAAGCGCGCCGTCGCCCAGATTGGAGGTTACGGCGGTTTTGCCATCCGGACTAATGGCAACACGGATCGGGAATTTACCGGTCTTGATCGTGGTCAGTTCTTCAAGACTGACAGCATCGAATATCCGCAAAAGATCGCCGCGACGATCGGCAACCCAGACTGTTTTTCCATCCGGTGTGATCGCAAGGCCTTCCGGTTCCGTGCCTGCGGGCAAGTCTTTGATTTTGGTGTTCTCCGCAAGATCAATCACAGTGATTGTTCCGGACTGCATGTTGCTTACAAAAGCCCGACTTTTATTCGGCGTCACCACAACCATATGACTGCCTTTTTGACCGGTTGGAATTTGATTGATTTCGCGTTTTTGTTCTGCGCCGGATGGAGGAGACACAATAGTTATACTATCGCTGCCTTCTGTAGAGGCGATGATGCGGCCGTCGTCCAGCCAGACAATACCGTGGGGGCTTTTTCCGGGGGTCAGCGCAATTGTTTCGATCAGATCGTGCGCTGCGATGTCAAAAATATCGATATGCTCGGCGCCATAGGAAACAATCGCGGCCAACCTGCCATCCGGTGATATTGCAACTTCATGTGGATTTTTGCCGGTATTGCGGCGAGCAATTTCACGGCCAGTGGCGAGGTCAATGAAGCTTAACGTGTCCTCTCCCTTGTTTCCCACCAGCAATATGCCGGCCGTTGCCGAACGATCAACAGGCTGGTCTTCTGCAGAAACGGAGCAGGCGGTGAACAGCGTTGCTGCTGCCAGGGCAATTGCCAATCTATTCATTTGAAACCTCTCCTAAAAAAATCCCCGGCAAGGCTTTGTGCCGAACCGGGGATAATATATTCTGTTCGCTACAGGGAACCTATTCAGCTTCTGGTGCAGCCGCGCTGGGATCTTCTGGAAGACCACCAAGTTGCGACACCATTTTCGTGTATGCATCAAGATAAGCGAGCGCCATCACGCGGCCAATCTGTGTATCGGTATAGCCGCCACCAGCTGCTCCAGCGAGAGCGCCGCCAAAGAAGCCTCCACCTCCGCCGCCAAATTTGAGATCAGATTTGCGAGAATAGCCTTCGGTAATGCGTTCCATTTCGGTTGTACGCACATTGACCAGCGAGAGCGTCACGTTTGCTTCTTTCTTGTTAATCTTGACCCCGCCGAACAGGCCACCGAAGGCTCGTCGCCCCAGTCCGCCTAGAACAGCACCGCCAACACCACCGCCACCGGACCTGGCATTGGCAGAGATAATATCGGGTACGATCACATAGTCGGCGGCCTTAACCTGGCGTTTGCCAATGTTCGAACCACGCTGCAGCTCTCCGGAATCAGCGAGCGCGCGTTCAACGGCTCTGCTGGCAAGGCCCCGACCACGATCAACCAAACCAAAACAGCCGGAGCGAGCGACGAAAGTCTTGATCAATGCTTCCGGTGAACCCAGCTTGTAATTTATCCACCAGCGGTCTTCTGGCTCGACAATGGCAATGGTACCCAGTTTTTTATAACAGACCGGGATCTCTGCGACCCCTCGTTCTTGTGCTTTTTGGCCTTTGGACTTGCCAGCGGCATGCGCTGCGCCTCCTGAAAGAGCGATCGATGAAACAGCTATTGCGGTGACTATTTTTTTCAACATTTTATTCCCTCCGATTGAAGATACCCTGCCGGTGCTGTGAAACTGAATCGTTGAGTTTGATGCAGCACGGCGAAACATTGCTGACCTCAGTATGTGCAAGATGATCTAATTCTCATCGCACGATTCTGAGCTCTGGAAGACATACTAACCCTATTACGCTCCTGTTGTTGTGATCTATAGCACGTTTTAGACATGACCATTTTTGACCTGTCTGCCAACAAATAAGTTAGGAATAAGTCGTAACTCTTTCCTTTTATAATTATGCCGTTAGCATGCACGGAAAGATAATGGACCTTGAGTCTGGGAGGAAAATGCATGCGGCATATCGCGATCATCGGGTCGGGGCCTGCGGGCTATTATTCGGCTGAGGCGGCGCAGAAAAGATATGGCGATGAGGTTACCGTCGATATCATTGATCGGCTGCCTGTTCCATTTGGCTTGATCCGTACCGGCGTTGCTCCCGATCATCAG
Proteins encoded in this region:
- a CDS encoding YVTN family beta-propeller repeat protein; its protein translation is MNRLAIALAAATLFTACSVSAEDQPVDRSATAGILLVGNKGEDTLSFIDLATGREIARRNTGKNPHEVAISPDGRLAAIVSYGAEHIDIFDIAAHDLIETIALTPGKSPHGIVWLDDGRIIASTEGSDSITIVSPPSGAEQKREINQIPTGQKGSHMVVVTPNKSRAFVSNMQSGTITVIDLAENTKIKDLPAGTEPEGLAITPDGKTVWVADRRGDLLRIFDAVSLEELTTIKTGKFPIRVAISPDGKTAVTSNLGDGALGLYDVETRQPKGTIKVSGTQQAAQVTILYSSDGTRLYAAETGLNRIAEIDMIKGELIGRLAGGTNGDGLGIANALKANKTD
- a CDS encoding CsgG/HfaB family protein, which codes for MLKKIVTAIAVSSIALSGGAAHAAGKSKGQKAQERGVAEIPVCYKKLGTIAIVEPEDRWWINYKLGSPEALIKTFVARSGCFGLVDRGRGLASRAVERALADSGELQRGSNIGKRQVKAADYVIVPDIISANARSGGGGVGGAVLGGLGRRAFGGLFGGVKINKKEANVTLSLVNVRTTEMERITEGYSRKSDLKFGGGGGGFFGGALAGAAGGGYTDTQIGRVMALAYLDAYTKMVSQLGGLPEDPSAAAPEAE